In Pleurocapsa sp. PCC 7319, the following are encoded in one genomic region:
- the hrcA gene encoding heat-inducible transcriptional repressor HrcA, producing the protein MAHQPHLSARHQNILKATIEHYIATAEPVGSKTLAEEYNFNVSSATIRNAMGRLEEAGLLYQPHVSAGRIPSDSGYRTYVDHLIIPDRKINKKIQQSLQQELQLARASFAALLQRAAKILAALSGYIALITFPQNLDSTLRHLQLMRVTATQVILIIVLESYQTQSILMESPIQSDDVDESLIDRELQILSNFLDRELKGRSLREISSLNWSEIDREFAQYTDFLKILSEQLKLSFQTSNSSPIVIHGVAEFLRQPEFSRLQQVQTLLALLEDQPDQLLPVKFTFPEKDNSLKGVSIKIGTENSLEPMHSCTLVSANYYQDDTPVGTVGIIGPTRMLYENAIALVENTANYLSNPFQVI; encoded by the coding sequence ATGGCACATCAACCTCATCTGAGTGCAAGACATCAAAATATCCTCAAAGCCACTATAGAACACTATATAGCTACAGCTGAACCAGTTGGTTCTAAGACTTTAGCTGAAGAATACAATTTTAATGTCAGTTCGGCTACTATTCGTAACGCGATGGGACGTTTAGAAGAGGCTGGATTACTCTATCAACCACATGTATCGGCGGGAAGAATTCCCTCCGATTCAGGCTATCGCACCTACGTTGACCATCTAATAATTCCTGATCGCAAGATTAACAAGAAGATACAACAATCTCTCCAACAAGAATTACAGCTAGCCAGAGCTAGTTTTGCCGCTTTATTACAGCGAGCAGCGAAAATTCTGGCTGCTTTAAGTGGTTATATCGCTTTAATTACTTTTCCGCAAAATCTCGATAGTACTTTGCGCCATTTGCAGCTAATGCGAGTGACTGCAACTCAGGTCATACTGATTATTGTACTTGAATCCTACCAAACTCAGTCAATTTTGATGGAGTCTCCCATACAAAGTGACGATGTAGATGAGTCTCTTATTGATCGTGAGTTGCAAATTTTATCTAATTTTTTAGATCGGGAACTTAAAGGACGATCTTTAAGAGAAATTTCATCCCTAAACTGGTCAGAAATAGATCGTGAATTTGCTCAGTATACTGATTTTTTAAAAATACTATCAGAACAATTAAAACTTTCTTTCCAGACTAGCAATTCTAGTCCCATAGTTATTCACGGTGTAGCTGAATTTTTGCGTCAGCCAGAATTTTCTCGACTTCAACAGGTACAAACTCTGCTCGCTTTATTGGAGGATCAACCAGATCAACTTCTCCCAGTGAAGTTTACTTTCCCCGAAAAGGACAATTCCCTCAAGGGAGTAAGTATTAAAATTGGGACGGAAAATTCCCTCGAACCAATGCATTCCTGTACCCTAGTATCAGCTAATTATTATCAAGATGATACTCCAGTGGGTACCGTAGGTATTATTGGACCGACCAGAATGCTATATGAAAATGCGATCGCTTTGGTAGAAAATACGGCTAACTATCTTTCTAATCCTTTTCAAGTAATATAA
- a CDS encoding rhodanese-like domain-containing protein → MFEYSAIPEIDVNQLAVRLAESSPSLQLIDVREKNEVAIAYIEGFEVFPLSEFEQWSSEILLKLDPETETIVICHHGMRSAQLCQWLKIRGFSNVQNVIGGIDAYSRLVDSSIQRY, encoded by the coding sequence ATGTTTGAATATTCTGCAATTCCTGAAATCGATGTTAACCAGTTAGCTGTTAGATTGGCCGAATCGTCTCCATCTCTGCAATTAATTGATGTAAGAGAAAAAAATGAGGTTGCGATCGCCTACATCGAGGGTTTTGAGGTGTTTCCCCTCAGCGAGTTTGAACAATGGTCATCAGAAATATTGCTTAAGCTTGACCCAGAGACAGAAACCATAGTTATATGTCATCATGGTATGCGTTCGGCTCAACTCTGCCAGTGGCTTAAAATAAGAGGCTTTAGTAATGTCCAGAATGTGATCGGAGGTATAGATGCTTATTCACGATTAGTCGATTCCAGCATCCAACGATACTAG